In a single window of the Bacillus marinisedimentorum genome:
- a CDS encoding tyrosine-type recombinase/integrase, which produces MDYFAKRRSRGKPTGFNTRMKKYDLTLTEMFERFMEVKKTEGLSKVTINDHYTHFLYFCEFIGQDLQNQEINADIFRKYISYMLEERQVSPVTVNARIRPLRTLLRFAYNEGWIEEPVFEKFKPLKTPEDTIESLTPAEIKLIFAQIDETTYAGMRDKAMLYTLLDTMVRISELLKIRRENVDLKNGIIQLEAHETKMKRKRIVPISLKTIKVLRYYMSETEVFGSDVLFLTYNGDSIDSNTVRKRLMDYAKNAGISKRVSPHVWRHSGALLYIKNGGDPFSLQKILGHTDMSMVRKYIQMTNTDVKAQHNYFSPLKGVIK; this is translated from the coding sequence ATGGACTATTTTGCAAAAAGACGGTCAAGAGGTAAGCCAACAGGATTCAACACAAGAATGAAAAAGTATGATTTAACCCTCACAGAAATGTTTGAGCGATTCATGGAAGTAAAGAAAACAGAAGGATTATCAAAGGTGACAATTAATGATCACTACACACATTTCTTATATTTCTGTGAGTTTATCGGACAAGATTTACAAAATCAAGAAATTAACGCTGATATTTTCAGGAAGTATATTTCTTATATGCTTGAAGAAAGACAAGTTTCTCCTGTTACCGTAAACGCTAGAATCAGACCTTTAAGAACATTACTTCGCTTTGCTTACAATGAAGGTTGGATAGAAGAACCAGTGTTTGAAAAGTTTAAACCATTAAAAACGCCTGAAGATACCATTGAATCCCTTACACCTGCTGAAATTAAACTAATCTTTGCTCAAATTGATGAAACAACATATGCAGGTATGAGAGATAAGGCAATGCTATACACCTTGCTTGATACAATGGTTAGAATTTCTGAACTACTAAAAATCAGGCGTGAAAATGTTGACTTAAAAAATGGAATTATTCAACTTGAAGCACATGAAACCAAAATGAAGAGAAAAAGGATTGTTCCGATTTCTCTAAAGACAATTAAAGTCCTTCGTTACTATATGAGTGAAACAGAAGTTTTCGGCTCTGACGTTTTATTCTTAACCTACAATGGAGATAGCATTGATTCAAATACTGTCAGAAAACGTTTAATGGATTATGCCAAAAATGCAGGAATTAGTAAACGTGTCTCTCCTCATGTATGGAGACATAGCGGTGCTTTACTCTATATCAAAAACGGCGGTGATCCATTTAGTTTACAGAAAATACTTGGTCACACTGATATGTCAATGGTACGGAAATATATACAAATGACTAATACAGATGTGAAGGCACAACATAATTACTTTTCACCACTAAAAGGCGTTATCAAATAA